From one Chryseobacterium sp. 3008163 genomic stretch:
- a CDS encoding GLPGLI family protein, whose translation MKNLVLSAFILSGLLFKAQTHRFIYDVEYKKDSTKNTTVKENYHLDIEPKTVKYYPRDFFIGDSLVTNNLQIAKGTKFNTSHIIEHQIGSADYDYYDVLENVVLKLPSKNIQDWKLTNEKKKVKDLNLQKATTNWGGRNWIAWFTADIPFQEGPYKFHGLPGLIVELFDDKNNYKFELVKTQKIATPKSNVYIDHMLKSSVAVDDKKYRDSKLKYYDSPVNYLRNATQQTRSNDEFYLNDGTKVGQANSREVNERLKESIRKYNNPIELDKSIKYPL comes from the coding sequence ATGAAAAATTTAGTTTTATCAGCTTTTATCTTATCTGGACTTTTGTTTAAAGCGCAAACGCACCGCTTCATTTATGATGTGGAATACAAAAAAGATTCGACAAAAAATACCACCGTTAAAGAAAATTACCATTTGGATATTGAACCTAAAACCGTGAAATATTATCCACGTGATTTCTTTATTGGAGATTCTTTGGTTACCAATAATCTACAAATTGCAAAGGGTACAAAATTTAATACGTCTCACATTATTGAACACCAAATTGGTTCAGCAGATTATGATTATTACGATGTTCTCGAAAATGTGGTGTTGAAACTTCCGTCAAAAAACATTCAAGATTGGAAGCTAACTAATGAAAAAAAGAAAGTAAAAGATCTCAATTTACAAAAAGCAACCACCAATTGGGGTGGAAGGAACTGGATTGCATGGTTTACTGCTGATATTCCGTTTCAGGAAGGACCGTACAAATTTCACGGACTTCCCGGTTTGATTGTAGAATTGTTTGATGATAAAAATAATTACAAATTTGAACTCGTAAAAACTCAAAAGATTGCAACACCCAAAAGCAATGTATACATCGATCATATGCTTAAAAGCAGTGTTGCGGTTGATGACAAAAAATACAGAGATTCTAAGTTGAAGTATTATGACTCGCCCGTTAATTATTTGAGGAATGCAACACAGCAAACCCGATCAAATGATGAATTTTATTTAAACGACGGAACCAAAGTAGGACAGGCCAACTCCCGAGAAGTGAACGAAAGATTAAAAGAATCTATTAGAAAATACAACAACCCGATTGAGCTCGATAAATCGATAAAATATCCGTTATAG
- a CDS encoding M20/M25/M40 family metallo-hydrolase: MKINTFFAVPAVVLASQFCHAQSTVQKLNPIVESFVNETNNHSQLEDMAFELLDGIGPRLVGTPEMLKSNEWTANKLKSWGIDAQLQQFGTWKGWQRGTTHVDMVYPRMKSLSATQLAWSPSTKKAVEAEVIVLPKVSSKAEFDQWLPSVKGKIVLMAQYQKIGRSDEQIKEFATPELYEKLKAEKEQAAKDFRDYVKNIGYDNNTLPEALEKAGAAGIAISNWTGIMGANRIFGAKTSKIPMFDIDVEDYGMLYRMAEKGTKPRIKVDAQSKVLPDAKTFNTVGMIKGSEKPDEYVILSAHLDSWDGAQGATDNGTGVLTMLETMRILKKYYPNPKRTIVVGLWGSEEQGLNGSRGFVADNPEIIKGTQAVFNQDNGTGRVINIAGQGFVKSYDYIGKWLNAVPKNVRDHIKTDFPGMPGGGGSDHASFVAAGVPGFSLSSLNWGYFGYTWHTTKDTYDKIVFDEVKNNVILTATLAYMASEDPEFTSRERRTMPENENGEVAKWPEVKEPRRDSKEYK; the protein is encoded by the coding sequence ATGAAGATAAACACCTTTTTTGCAGTTCCTGCAGTAGTTTTGGCGAGTCAGTTTTGCCATGCGCAATCTACCGTTCAGAAATTAAATCCTATTGTTGAAAGCTTTGTCAATGAAACGAATAACCATTCTCAGCTTGAAGATATGGCATTCGAATTATTAGACGGAATCGGGCCGCGTTTGGTCGGAACTCCCGAAATGCTTAAATCGAATGAATGGACAGCCAATAAATTAAAATCATGGGGAATTGATGCTCAACTTCAGCAATTCGGAACCTGGAAAGGCTGGCAGAGAGGCACGACTCATGTTGACATGGTGTACCCAAGAATGAAGTCACTCTCCGCGACACAGTTAGCGTGGAGTCCTTCCACCAAAAAAGCGGTTGAAGCAGAAGTTATCGTTCTTCCTAAAGTTTCTTCTAAAGCAGAATTCGATCAGTGGCTTCCATCTGTAAAGGGAAAAATTGTTTTGATGGCGCAGTATCAGAAAATCGGTCGTTCAGATGAGCAGATCAAAGAATTTGCAACTCCTGAATTATATGAAAAATTAAAAGCCGAAAAAGAACAGGCTGCAAAAGACTTCCGTGATTATGTAAAGAATATCGGTTATGATAACAATACGCTTCCTGAAGCTTTAGAAAAAGCAGGAGCGGCGGGAATAGCGATTTCAAACTGGACGGGAATTATGGGAGCCAACCGTATTTTCGGAGCAAAAACTTCCAAAATCCCGATGTTTGATATCGATGTGGAAGATTACGGAATGCTCTACAGAATGGCTGAAAAGGGAACGAAGCCCAGAATCAAGGTAGATGCACAATCGAAAGTTCTTCCTGATGCCAAAACATTCAACACCGTTGGGATGATTAAAGGATCTGAAAAACCTGACGAATATGTTATTCTTTCTGCTCACTTAGACTCTTGGGACGGAGCTCAGGGAGCGACAGATAACGGAACGGGAGTTTTAACAATGCTTGAAACCATGAGAATTCTTAAAAAATATTATCCGAATCCTAAGAGAACGATTGTTGTAGGATTGTGGGGAAGTGAAGAGCAAGGATTAAACGGTTCAAGAGGGTTTGTGGCAGATAATCCTGAAATCATCAAAGGAACTCAGGCAGTTTTCAATCAGGATAACGGAACGGGACGAGTAATTAATATTGCAGGTCAAGGCTTTGTAAAATCATACGATTATATCGGAAAATGGCTGAATGCAGTTCCTAAAAATGTACGTGACCACATCAAAACAGACTTCCCAGGAATGCCGGGTGGTGGAGGATCTGACCACGCTTCATTTGTAGCAGCAGGAGTTCCCGGATTTTCTTTAAGTTCACTAAACTGGGGGTATTTTGGCTATACATGGCATACAACCAAAGATACGTATGATAAAATTGTTTTTGATGAGGTTAAAAACAACGTGATTCTTACTGCAACATTAGCTTATATGGCATCAGAAGATCCTGAATTTACGAGCAGAGAACGCAGAACAATGCCTGAAAACGAAAATGGAGAAGTTGCAAAATGGCCGGAAGTAAAAGAGCCTAGAAGAGATTCTAAGGAGTATAAATAA
- a CDS encoding RDD family protein, which produces MRISELTERKTTRRATRNFDSEGRRIYNEFEYNLPYKVDFHGSDHKRQVAKYIDMAPFFLVLYFIFKLPIIYSFIGSIPLVMIFGSVTETLWGTTLGKKLFKIKVIDDYGNYPEISKSLKRNVLCLANFYPKFSEHTTKDVAFGTQTRFRTDLSMHMNNKLCHTYTVKESQLWTLRKMLDSQIHQKLHPDTFSIQKK; this is translated from the coding sequence ATGAGAATTTCAGAACTCACAGAAAGAAAAACGACTCGCAGGGCAACGCGAAATTTTGATTCGGAAGGTAGACGTATTTATAATGAATTCGAGTATAATTTACCTTACAAAGTAGATTTTCATGGAAGTGACCATAAAAGACAGGTTGCAAAGTATATTGATATGGCCCCGTTCTTTTTAGTTTTATATTTTATTTTTAAGCTACCTATAATTTATTCTTTCATTGGTTCGATTCCTTTAGTGATGATATTCGGAAGTGTCACTGAAACTCTTTGGGGAACAACTTTAGGTAAGAAACTTTTTAAAATAAAAGTAATTGATGATTATGGAAATTATCCTGAAATCTCAAAATCTTTAAAAAGAAATGTTCTTTGTCTGGCAAATTTTTATCCTAAATTCTCAGAACACACCACCAAAGATGTTGCGTTTGGAACTCAAACACGTTTTAGAACGGATTTAAGTATGCACATGAACAATAAACTCTGTCATACTTATACCGTAAAAGAAAGTCAGCTTTGGACGCTGAGGAAAATGCTTGATAGTCAGATTCACCAAAAATTACATCCTGATACTTTCTCTATTCAAAAGAAATAA
- the typA gene encoding translational GTPase TypA: MQNIRNIAIIAHVDHGKTTLVDKIIHATSVFRDNQESGDLIMDNNDLERERGITILSKNISVMYHGTKINVIDTPGHADFGGEVERVLKMADGVLLLVDAFEGPMPQTRFVLQKALELGLRPVVVINKVDKPNCRPDEVHDKVFDLFYNLDATEEQLDFPTFYGSSKQGWFNTSLEETDNIFPLLDGILEHVPAPEAKEGPLRMQIVSLDFSSFLGRIAIGKVIQGSVKESEWIGLAQEDGKIVKGKVKELYVFEGLGKKKVTEVKAGDICAIVGFDKFQIGDSFVDLENPDPLPRTAIDEPTLNMTFSINNSPFFGKDGKFVTSNHLKERLMRELEKNLALRVEPTEDANTFLVFGRGILHLSVLIETMRREGYEMTIGQPQVILKEIDGVKCEPYESMVVDVPEEFASKVIDLATQRKGDLHIMETKGEMQHLEFEIPSRGLIGLRSQMLTATAGEAIMAHRFVDYKPFKGAIPGRSVGVLISKSQGPATEYSIAKLQDRGKFFVDPGEEIYAGMVIGEQNKPNDMVVNIVEAKQLNNIRAAGKDKDGNIAPKILFSLEECMEYIQGDEAIEVTPNFIRMRKKVLSEEERKRIERGAKA; the protein is encoded by the coding sequence ATGCAAAACATTAGAAATATTGCGATTATCGCACACGTTGACCACGGTAAAACTACTTTGGTTGATAAAATAATCCACGCAACAAGCGTCTTTAGAGACAATCAGGAATCTGGAGATTTAATAATGGATAATAACGATCTGGAGAGGGAGCGTGGTATCACTATTTTATCAAAAAATATTTCTGTAATGTACCACGGTACAAAAATAAATGTTATTGATACACCTGGTCACGCCGATTTCGGTGGTGAAGTAGAGCGTGTTTTAAAAATGGCAGACGGTGTACTTTTATTAGTAGATGCTTTTGAAGGACCAATGCCACAGACAAGATTCGTATTGCAGAAAGCTTTAGAATTAGGTTTAAGACCGGTTGTAGTAATCAATAAAGTAGATAAGCCAAACTGTCGTCCGGATGAGGTTCATGATAAAGTTTTTGACTTATTTTATAACCTGGATGCTACCGAAGAGCAATTGGATTTTCCTACATTCTACGGTTCTTCAAAACAAGGTTGGTTCAATACTTCATTAGAAGAAACTGACAATATTTTCCCTTTATTAGACGGGATTTTGGAACACGTTCCTGCTCCTGAAGCTAAAGAAGGTCCATTGAGAATGCAGATTGTATCTTTAGACTTCTCTTCTTTCTTAGGAAGAATTGCAATTGGGAAAGTTATTCAGGGTTCTGTAAAAGAATCAGAATGGATCGGTCTTGCACAGGAAGATGGTAAAATCGTAAAAGGAAAAGTAAAAGAATTATACGTATTCGAAGGTTTAGGTAAGAAAAAAGTTACTGAAGTAAAAGCCGGAGATATTTGTGCAATTGTTGGTTTTGATAAATTCCAGATTGGTGATTCATTCGTTGATTTAGAAAATCCGGATCCATTGCCAAGAACTGCAATTGATGAGCCTACGTTGAACATGACGTTCTCAATCAACAACTCTCCATTCTTTGGAAAAGATGGTAAATTTGTAACTTCAAATCACCTGAAAGAAAGATTGATGCGTGAGTTGGAGAAAAACTTAGCGTTAAGAGTTGAGCCTACTGAAGATGCCAATACATTCTTGGTATTCGGTAGAGGTATTCTTCACTTGTCAGTTTTGATTGAAACAATGAGAAGAGAAGGGTACGAAATGACGATCGGTCAGCCACAGGTTATCCTTAAAGAAATTGACGGTGTGAAATGTGAGCCTTACGAAAGTATGGTGGTAGATGTTCCTGAAGAATTTGCTTCAAAAGTAATCGACTTAGCGACACAGAGAAAAGGTGACCTTCACATTATGGAAACTAAAGGTGAAATGCAACACTTGGAATTCGAAATTCCTTCAAGAGGTTTGATCGGATTGCGTTCTCAGATGTTGACGGCTACTGCTGGTGAAGCTATTATGGCTCACCGTTTTGTAGATTATAAACCTTTCAAAGGAGCAATTCCTGGAAGATCTGTTGGGGTATTGATCAGCAAATCTCAAGGTCCTGCAACTGAATATTCTATTGCTAAATTACAGGATAGAGGTAAGTTTTTTGTTGATCCGGGCGAGGAGATCTACGCTGGAATGGTAATCGGTGAGCAAAACAAGCCGAATGATATGGTAGTAAACATTGTTGAAGCAAAACAGCTGAACAACATCCGTGCTGCAGGGAAGGATAAAGATGGTAACATCGCTCCGAAAATCCTTTTCTCTCTAGAGGAATGTATGGAATACATCCAGGGTGACGAAGCAATCGAGGTAACTCCTAACTTCATCCGTATGAGAAAGAAAGTACTTTCTGAAGAAGAAAGAAAAAGAATCGAAAGAGGAGCGAAAGCATAA
- a CDS encoding type II toxin-antitoxin system RelE/ParE family toxin encodes MVQIKWLKSAKSDLKEIYDFISLDSKRYARFQIEKIQHKTEILRNGNVIGKKVSEIDDENMREILKEIIELFTVLFQKMKFISF; translated from the coding sequence GTGGTTCAAATAAAATGGTTAAAATCAGCTAAATCTGATTTAAAAGAAATCTACGATTTTATAAGTTTAGACTCGAAGAGATACGCAAGATTCCAAATTGAAAAAATACAGCACAAAACTGAAATTTTAAGAAATGGAAACGTGATAGGGAAGAAAGTATCAGAAATTGATGATGAAAATATGAGAGAAATTTTGAAGGAAATTATAGAATTATTTACCGTATTATTTCAAAAGATGAAATTCATATCCTTTTAG
- a CDS encoding glycoside hydrolase family 10 protein — protein MKISKIKIVFLLGFFASVSSSCSVQKNVSTNKNPTKENRYKTKPTDSLVINNPIVPKTVETDFKVNLPAINREFRGAWIASVANINWPSRNNLSVEQQKAEAISMLNMLQENNFNAVIFQARPSADALYTSELEPWSYFLTGKTGEPPYPNYDPLQFWIEESHKRGMELHVWLNPYRAHHSNGGAVSNQSMVNKLSDITIKLKNGMYWFDPADPRTQGHVSNVVKDLVKRYDLDAIHFDDYFYPYATYNRGADFPDNTSWNKYLNSGGTLTRADWRRDQVNQFVERIYKEIHAEKNYVRFGISPFGIWKPGFPEGVVGSSQYDELFADAKLWLNKGWVDYFSPQLYWPIESKGQPFANLLNWWKSENTMNRHLWPGLNTVEIKVSDRPTEIKNQIELSRQILANNAGEIHWSIAGLTKNSNMLPTLKNGPYKEKALTPKTPWIKALPLEKPTLFTNDNGSFIQTSWSSKNIGNVFQWVLFKQYNGVWETEILTLDNLSKEIPKSKDGKILNAIAIKAIDRLGNESDYMAKKVK, from the coding sequence ATGAAAATCTCCAAAATAAAAATAGTATTCCTACTAGGTTTTTTTGCGTCAGTTAGCAGTTCTTGCTCTGTACAAAAAAACGTTTCTACAAATAAAAATCCAACAAAAGAAAATAGATACAAAACTAAACCTACTGATTCTTTAGTAATTAATAATCCCATAGTTCCAAAAACTGTGGAAACAGATTTTAAAGTAAATCTTCCAGCAATCAATCGTGAATTTCGTGGTGCTTGGATTGCGAGCGTAGCCAATATCAACTGGCCTTCAAGAAACAATTTGTCGGTTGAGCAGCAAAAAGCCGAAGCCATCAGCATGTTGAATATGCTTCAGGAAAATAATTTTAATGCAGTCATTTTTCAGGCACGTCCGTCTGCGGATGCTTTGTACACAAGTGAATTAGAGCCCTGGTCATATTTTTTAACCGGAAAAACAGGAGAACCTCCTTATCCAAATTACGATCCTCTACAATTTTGGATCGAAGAATCACACAAACGAGGAATGGAACTTCATGTCTGGTTAAATCCTTACAGAGCGCATCATTCCAATGGTGGAGCGGTTTCTAATCAATCGATGGTCAATAAACTTTCAGATATTACCATTAAATTAAAAAACGGAATGTATTGGTTTGATCCTGCAGATCCTAGAACTCAGGGACATGTTTCTAATGTTGTGAAAGATTTGGTAAAAAGATATGATTTGGATGCCATTCATTTTGATGATTACTTTTATCCGTACGCAACCTACAACAGAGGTGCAGATTTTCCAGACAATACAAGTTGGAATAAATATTTGAATTCCGGAGGAACCCTTACAAGAGCAGACTGGAGAAGAGATCAGGTGAATCAGTTTGTGGAAAGAATTTATAAAGAGATTCATGCTGAAAAAAATTACGTACGTTTTGGAATTAGTCCGTTTGGAATCTGGAAACCAGGTTTTCCGGAAGGTGTCGTTGGATCTTCGCAGTATGACGAATTGTTTGCAGATGCTAAATTATGGCTAAATAAAGGTTGGGTAGATTACTTTTCTCCGCAACTATATTGGCCGATTGAATCTAAAGGTCAGCCTTTCGCCAATTTATTAAACTGGTGGAAATCTGAAAACACTATGAACCGCCATCTTTGGCCAGGATTAAACACGGTAGAAATTAAAGTTTCAGACCGCCCAACGGAAATTAAAAATCAGATTGAATTATCAAGGCAGATTCTTGCAAATAACGCTGGTGAAATTCATTGGAGTATTGCAGGTCTGACAAAAAATTCAAATATGCTTCCGACACTGAAAAACGGACCTTATAAAGAAAAAGCTTTGACTCCGAAAACTCCGTGGATCAAAGCTCTTCCTTTAGAAAAACCAACTTTATTTACCAACGATAACGGAAGTTTTATTCAGACAAGCTGGAGTTCTAAAAATATCGGGAATGTTTTCCAATGGGTTCTTTTCAAACAATACAATGGAGTTTGGGAAACTGAAATTCTGACTTTGGACAACCTTTCAAAAGAAATTCCAAAAAGCAAAGACGGAAAAATACTGAATGCAATTGCTATTAAAGCGATTGACCGTTTAGGAAATGAAAGTGATTACATGGCGAAGAAAGTAAAGTAG
- a CDS encoding ferritin: protein MNTNRLSPKLEQALSDQMNTEDLQSRVYFSYGIWAADKGYGGISNFLFRHAQEERDHAVKFMQYVLNRGGKPTITALPSPGQEPTSLTDCFDLVFKHEVDNTTAIYNLVNIAFEEKDWASWNFLQWFVKEQIEEETFAMNLIDKLKIAGGDRASDESLFSLDKTLETLPDDAEQAQDATGANP, encoded by the coding sequence ATGAATACCAACAGACTTTCACCTAAACTAGAACAAGCGCTAAGCGACCAGATGAATACCGAAGATTTACAGTCAAGAGTTTATTTTTCTTATGGAATTTGGGCTGCTGATAAAGGTTATGGTGGAATTTCAAACTTTCTTTTTCGCCACGCTCAGGAAGAAAGAGATCACGCAGTAAAATTTATGCAATATGTACTTAACAGAGGAGGAAAACCAACAATCACTGCGCTTCCTTCTCCGGGTCAGGAGCCAACAAGTTTAACTGACTGTTTCGATTTAGTTTTCAAACATGAAGTTGATAATACCACAGCAATTTACAATCTGGTAAATATTGCTTTTGAAGAAAAAGACTGGGCTTCATGGAATTTTCTACAATGGTTCGTAAAAGAACAGATAGAAGAAGAAACATTTGCAATGAATTTAATTGATAAATTAAAAATTGCCGGCGGAGACAGAGCAAGTGACGAATCTTTATTCAGTCTCGACAAAACTTTGGAAACCCTTCCTGATGATGCCGAACAAGCTCAAGATGCAACAGGAGCAAATCCATAA
- the ychF gene encoding redox-regulated ATPase YchF, which yields MKCGIVGLPNVGKSTLFNCLSNAKAQSANYPFCTIEPNLGTVSVPDQRLFELEKLVNPERVLPAVVEIVDIAGLVKGASKGEGLGNQFLANIRECEAIIHVLRCFENGNIIHVEGSVDPMRDKEIIDIELQLKDLETVGKAVEKAKKFIKSGKKEDILTYETLHNLEKFIEDGKNAREFPMDDFAASIIADVQLLTNKPVLYVCNVDENSIKNGNEWIAKIEEMAQKEKAEVVVLAAQIEADINELDTFEEREIFLEELGLTEPGVNRLIRKAYDLLKLQTYFTAGVKEVRAWTIGQGWTAPQAAGVIHTDFEKGFIRAEVIKYNDYVNYGTEAKVKEAGKLSVEGKEYIVQDGDIMHFRFNV from the coding sequence ATGAAATGTGGAATCGTAGGCTTACCCAATGTAGGTAAATCAACTCTTTTTAACTGCTTAAGCAATGCTAAAGCGCAATCAGCTAATTATCCTTTCTGTACGATTGAGCCCAATTTGGGAACAGTTTCAGTACCGGACCAGAGATTATTTGAGCTTGAAAAACTGGTAAATCCTGAGAGAGTTTTGCCTGCTGTTGTAGAGATCGTTGATATTGCCGGTTTGGTAAAAGGAGCGAGCAAAGGTGAAGGTTTAGGAAATCAGTTTCTTGCCAACATCAGAGAGTGCGAAGCGATTATTCATGTTTTAAGATGTTTCGAAAACGGAAACATCATCCACGTAGAAGGTTCTGTAGACCCGATGAGAGATAAAGAAATTATCGACATCGAGCTTCAGTTGAAAGATTTGGAAACTGTTGGAAAAGCAGTTGAAAAAGCTAAAAAATTCATCAAGTCTGGAAAGAAAGAAGATATCCTGACGTATGAAACACTTCATAACCTTGAGAAATTTATCGAAGACGGTAAGAATGCAAGAGAATTCCCGATGGATGATTTTGCAGCATCAATTATAGCAGATGTTCAGTTGTTGACGAACAAACCTGTTCTTTACGTTTGTAATGTAGACGAAAATTCTATCAAAAACGGAAACGAATGGATTGCCAAGATTGAAGAAATGGCTCAGAAAGAAAAAGCTGAAGTAGTAGTTTTAGCTGCTCAGATCGAAGCTGATATCAACGAATTGGATACTTTCGAAGAAAGAGAAATTTTCTTGGAAGAATTAGGTTTAACTGAACCTGGAGTAAACCGTCTGATCAGAAAAGCTTACGATTTATTGAAGCTTCAAACGTATTTTACGGCTGGAGTAAAAGAAGTAAGAGCGTGGACGATTGGACAAGGCTGGACAGCTCCTCAAGCTGCAGGAGTTATTCATACTGATTTTGAGAAAGGATTCATCCGTGCAGAAGTGATCAAGTATAATGATTATGTAAACTACGGAACTGAAGCCAAAGTAAAAGAGGCTGGAAAGCTTTCTGTTGAAGGAAAAGAATACATCGTACAAGACGGTGATATTATGCACTTCAGATTTAATGTTTAA